Genomic window (Nitrospirales bacterium LBB_01):
AAGAATTGGGTTGTGGAATTCTTTATCTTCGGGTTTTACCTCTAACTATCAATGCAGTTCATAAAGAGCTTGAAACAGTGTTAAGCTCTTATTCTGAAGAGGATTTAAAGTCAGCATTTGTTGTGATAGAGCCTGGAAGACATAGAATCAGAAGAATTAGAAAAACGGAATAATCGGGAGGACAATTAAATTATCAGTATTTCTTGAATGCCTACAAATGCAGATTATTTTGTTACTACCGGCTCAAAGGAGGCAGTATATGAATGAAATTATATTTATAGTTGAGAAGAGTATTGAAGGCGGTTTTTGCGCTCATGCTCTCAATCACTCCATAATGACAGAAGCCGAAGATTTGGCTGAATTGAAAGTGAATATTAAGGATGCTGTTAAATGTCATTTTGACAATGATAATGACACTCCAAAAGTAATCAGGCTGCATATGGTTATAGATGAAGTGTTTTCGTATGCCTAAAATTCCAAGAGATTTGTCTGGCAGAGACTTTGCAACGCTTCTGAGTAGATATATGAGATAACCAGACAAAGCGGCAGCCACATTCGATTGACATCAACTTTTGGAAATGTAAAGCATCATATAACCATTCCTGCCCACTCATCATTAAAAATCGGCACTATAGGCAATATCCTTTGTGACCTTGCAGAAGGACTTAACCGTGACAAGGACTCATTAGTAAAAGAACTGTTTATGGACTACTGAAATACAAATTAAATGAACCATCTCCCGTTCTAACTCGTGATACAGGCTGCGTTTAGTATTCCGGTTAGGATAGATATGACCCCAAGGAACAGTCCTGTTGAAACATTGTTGGATGAGATGTCATTAACCAGTGTCGGAAACACCAGTCTCACCGCTAAAAACGAAATCACCTGAACTGCCAGTGCCACGCCTGCCCAGATAAACATATCAAATAGGCTTGCGCTATGCGCTATGGCACTTGCCATTGGCAGCACAAACCCTATCAACACCCCGCTAAAACTCAACGCAGCCGCAGTGTTTCCCTCATGTATCAGTTTAAACTCGTTGTATGGAGTTATCCACTTGTAGATAATGCTAAAAAGAACCAAAAAAACTACTGATGAGATAAAATAAGCCATAAATGCTGTCAGTCCGTGAATTAATACCATCGTTGTTTTCTCCTTGTTTTAGCGTAAATTGTCATGGTTTAAAGTAATGGGGAACAAATCTGCTTGTGTTTTTGGTTACAGCGGAGTTATCCTCTCTGACTCCAATACCAGCCGGCTGTCCGTTTATGACCCATGAGCCTACTACGGCATGATTGCCTGAAAACTCAGGAAGCGCCCTGATTTCCTGATACACAAATCCCTCCTGTCCATACGTGCCCTCTGTGGCGTCAATCATATCGCCATCCCGAAATATTGACACGTTGGCGCCTTCTCGGGAAAATATCGGTTTCTTTACATAGTTTCCTCTTAAGCTCCGTGCGCCATGATACGTGGGGATTAGATTAGGGTGGTTTGGATACATTTCCCAAAGAATTGCAAGTATTGCCTTGTTGGAAAGAATCATCTTCCAGGGCGGCTCATACAGCCGCATAGCGCCCTTTAACACGTGGGAGCCAAACGCATCGGCAAGCAGCCATTCCCACGGATAGAGTTTAAACATCTGCTCAATGACCTCGCCGTGTAAATCGTAAAACTTTCCACCTTCGGCGTTATATCCAATATCCTCTATGAATACGTGCCTGCCGTCAAGGCCCGCCTGAATTGCCACATCCTGAAGGTACTGCACTGTTACGAGATCCTCCTCGTAATCCTTCACACAGCTAAAGTACATCGGCACACCGGATGCAGTCTCTCTTGCAATAGCGCTAAAAGCCTCAAGCAGTTTTTCGTGAATTGAATTAAATTGATCATACTTTGGAAACATCTCTTCAAGCCACACCCACTGCACCACACTTGATTCAAGCAAAGACGTAGGCGTATCGGCATTGTACTCAAGCAAGCAGGGATTGCCGTTGTTATCAAAAGAGAAATCAAACCTCCCGTATATGGAAAGCTGCTGCTGCTTTAAAGTGTTCCTTATATAGTGTTCGTAACTCTCAGGGATATGGAGTCTCCGAAACAGGTTGTTGTTCAGTACGGCTTTTACCGCCTCAATGCACATCTCATGCAGAAGTTGTGTAACGCGCTCTATTTCGTCTATTTCCTGTGCGCTAAACTCATAACAGACGCCCTCGTTCCAGTATGTGTCATCAGTGGTGTGAAACGTAAATCCGAGTTCCTCCATGTGAGACTGCCATTGGTCTCGTTTTTTTACGATTAACCGCTTCATGACACCGATGAGTGATGCGACGATGAGGCGCCAAAGCCGCCGCGCACAACGCTGGATGACTTTACGGTGGAGGTTGAATGAGTAGGACGCACGCCAAGACTTGACTGTGAAAAAACCATAGAGTTGCTCATTGGGCGTGGTTTATCGGTGCTATGAGGGATGTAGTATGAGTTTCCACCGTAAAAGAAATAGCTTGGCCCTAAGTAACCGCCTCCAGTAGGGCGCAGTTGGCAATTGTCATTGCCATCCCAATCTCTGGCGCAATCCTCTTTCGTCTTATAAACCTCTCGCCGTGTGTCAAGTGTGCCTATA
Coding sequences:
- a CDS encoding DUF350 domain-containing protein, with the protein product MVLIHGLTAFMAYFISSVVFLVLFSIIYKWITPYNEFKLIHEGNTAAALSFSGVLIGFVLPMASAIAHSASLFDMFIWAGVALAVQVISFLAVRLVFPTLVNDISSNNVSTGLFLGVISILTGILNAACITS
- a CDS encoding 2-oxoisovalerate dehydrogenase encodes the protein MNEIIFIVEKSIEGGFCAHALNHSIMTEAEDLAELKVNIKDAVKCHFDNDNDTPKVIRLHMVIDEVFSYA
- a CDS encoding glutathionylspermidine synthase family protein gives rise to the protein MKRLIVKKRDQWQSHMEELGFTFHTTDDTYWNEGVCYEFSAQEIDEIERVTQLLHEMCIEAVKAVLNNNLFRRLHIPESYEHYIRNTLKQQQLSIYGRFDFSFDNNGNPCLLEYNADTPTSLLESSVVQWVWLEEMFPKYDQFNSIHEKLLEAFSAIARETASGVPMYFSCVKDYEEDLVTVQYLQDVAIQAGLDGRHVFIEDIGYNAEGGKFYDLHGEVIEQMFKLYPWEWLLADAFGSHVLKGAMRLYEPPWKMILSNKAILAILWEMYPNHPNLIPTYHGARSLRGNYVKKPIFSREGANVSIFRDGDMIDATEGTYGQEGFVYQEIRALPEFSGNHAVVGSWVINGQPAGIGVREDNSAVTKNTSRFVPHYFKP